TTCAGTCAGGTCAGTGTaaatggagtgtgcatgttctccctgtgcttggtgggtttcctcccgggtttcatcccacagcccaaagacatgcagatcatgctaactggcgtttccaaattgcccatagtgtgttaaCGTGAGTGTGAATATTGACCCACTGCggttgtacaaatgggaataagtACAATAATCATCAATGGCCTCCATtgtccctggttggactacagaggttcatgGATGAATGGAATAGCAATATATAGTGCattttaatcatcatcatcatcatcattaccatgAACTAGAAATACCACATTCGTAAATAGTTAACGTGTGCACAttgtataaagtaaatatatgtCAAAAGTATGAGTTTTGTTTTCAGGCATTTTTTCGGGCTTACTGTGATGACGCACAGGCGCTGGACTGGGTGTAACACTGCCCCCTAGCGTCCTGTATAGTAAATCCGGAATAACACTACAGGAGGCGTGTGATCAAGTAGATAACGTACAGTACATTAGTGTACAAGCGAGAATTCCTGCGAGACAATTTCACACTGAAGCCGGATGTATATGGTGGCGGACGTTTCCCCGCGTTGCTGGTGATGTACCTGGTTTAATGCTCGGAGATAAGCGACAGGTTTATGTAACATGTGTTAGGAGGGTCTGTGTTTGGTTTGTTTCGCTCGGACCATGTGCAGTGACAGCTGGTGTGGCCGGTGCCTGACACGCCGAACTGTTGTTATCTTACAGCCAGGGATGTAGAGGCTCCTCATGTGGCGTTTAcataagaaaacaaacaaacaaacaaacaaccttGTTAAAAGTTCAGGACCCTGAGGAATAGTAAGCTAAGCAGTGCGAATACAGGCTAACTGTACGCTTCGCAATTAACAGCTTCTACTAAGCGTGAATAAACCTTAGCTTGAGAAACCAAAAACTGACAAAATGAGGATTTTGAGGGCTTTAATGAGCAACACATCCATCGGGAAGCTTGTGGATCATTACTCCAGGTTTTCCCCCTCTCCCCTCTCCATGAAACAGTTCATAGATTTCGGTAAGATTCtccctttaaaaacacaaaacacacaattaAACGCCAAACACTGTTAACAGTTTCCggtttcatttttctttctttctgtttgtgcCCAGGTTCAGAGAACGCGTGTGAGAAAACCTCCTTCAAGTTCCTGAGAGAGGAGCTGCCAGTCAGGTTGGCCAACATTATGAAGGAGATCAACCTGCTGCCTGATAACTTACTGAGGACGCCCTCAGTGCGCCTGGTGCAGAGCTGGTGAGTGCAGAGCtcctcatacacacatacacacacacacacacacacacacacactgttcagcACTCCACACACTCTCGGTGGGAATCAGCGGTGGAGTGCTGTGGGCAATTGACTGCACAGTACCTGCTTAACCCAGTGTCGCACACAGCACCTGTGCCACCCCGAGTGCCGGGGTAGGGCGCAGTATCTCATTTCTTAATTTCATTCCCTTTGACAGGTTTTTACGAAGCAATCCACTGTTCcatgacataaaaatgtgacTGCAATGTTGACTTAAAAAAACAGCCTTTGCACATGAAGTCATTGTGATGCTCAACACCATAATGCCATTGATGTTTTGCGCAAATTTGCAAAAGAAACATACAAACAAGACTGTGTGCTTTATTGTATCAACATTATGAATGATTTTATCTCCTTCATAATCTTGGCCAACCTGACTGGCAGCTCCTCTCTCAGGAACTTGAACAAGGTTTTTTTACATGCATTCTCTGAACCTGggcataaacagaaaaaaaaaatgaaaccggAAACTGCAGTGTACATAGATTTCACGCCCCATACGCATCAGTGAGctttggccacccatgaccctgtcaccagttcatcgtttttttatgtttagatcACTTTTAGTAGGCCCTGACCACTGCAAACCAGGGTCCGTATTTACTAAGCTTCTCAAAGTAGGAAATCACTCCTAAGTGGATAAAAATTCTCAGATTGACATCGATTTTCAGGAGTAGGAATAAGAGCTATTTATCAAAATTCTTAGAATAGGAAATCACTCATCTCCAGTAAGATGTAGAAGAGCTCCAGAGGTGTCCTAACTGATCAGGAGTAGCAAAGAAATGTGTTCAGGCAGAGACATGCGGAGGAGAAATTTTAAGTAATATTAAGTGACACTTACAGTAGCTCAAAAATTGgacaaaatttatatatatacactcaggaaaaaaagaaacatccctttttcaggactgtgtatttctacaataatgttgtaaaaatcgaAATAACCGTActgatcttcattgtaaagggtttaaacaatgttttccatgcatgttcaactaaccataatcaattaattaacatgcacctgtggaatggtcgttaagaccttaacagcttacagaaagtgggcatttaaggtcacagttctaaaaacgcaggacgcTAAAGAGTCTTGTCTATcagctgtgaaaaacacccaaagaaagatgcttagggtccctgctcatctgcgtgaacgtgcattaggcatgctgcagggaggcatgaggactgctgatgtggctagggcaataaattgccatgtccgcactgtgagacgcctaagacagcgctacagggagacaggaaggacagctgatcattctcgcagtggaagaccacgtgtaacaacacctgcacaggatcggtacatacaaatatcacacctgcgtgacaggtacaggatggcctcaacaactgcccgagtcacaccaggaacacacaatccctccatcagtgctcagactgtccgcaataggcagtccatgaggaggagatgcactgcagtacttcaagcagctggtggccacaccagatactgactggtacttttgattttgagcctcccttcattcagggacacattgtgaaacatttttagtttaagtcttatggtgttgactcttttagtgttcatacaaatatttacacattaagtttactgaaagtaaaaacagatgaaagtcagaggacgtttcttttttgctgagtatatatatttaaatataaatatatatatatatatagtatatatatatataagtacatttatttatttatttatttttatcgtgtgtgtggtgtttaacTGGTCTACAACTGATCTCGTATGCTGTCTCCACAGGTGACTTATACTGTAAGTTTTTTAGTAACAGCAAAGATCCAGCTTTAAAACAGAGACACAGCCGACAGTGTTgagaataataaattaaactctGCTCCTACAGCACTGCCGTTCATACAAGTGCAGGTTTATACATTTTCCCACCACGCAGCGTTAAAATCAATGAAAAAGATgtaatcatatttatatatacattttgtatacttatgtaaaattatttgaGCTTACACAACTGTTTTAGATTCTTTGTTATAAGCAGTAAttcatcaattaattaacatggcATATACTCGTATTTTACACTTCTCGGGAGTACGTGCAGCAAACTTACATGGTGGCATTGATGCTTTCACAAATTGCCTTTGTTcactttttatctttagaggtaagagtaggccagaattttactttaattatttctttacatttactcCCTCCTCCACAAGCAAAACACTCTCATCCTCTCTCCAGTGTCACTTTCGTTTGGAAATCATTTTGATCAAATTATGACAGTCCTACACTGCTCTACCTTAGGGGCTTGAAACAGTTGTAATTGGAGTAGTCTGATTTAGAATATCGGCATGCAGCCGACTCACACATCTATACGTTTTAACCTATGTGCATAAAGCTTTTACACAACTGCCGTTGATTTTACTATTCCGCTTTTCCACCGTTTAAAACTACACCCACTATAACATGCAGCCTACTTTATGGCTCTCACTGTCGGAAAAAGTGACGTCACAGCTTTCCTTGGCGCAAGTCCTACTCCTCGCCGAAAGTAAGAATAggaagctttataaataacttttatgtccTACACTGAGGTTAGGTAGGACTATTTTCAGTCCTAAATGAAATTTGAGAGCAACTTCTACGAGTGCTCCTGAGATGCttagtaaataaatatgagTGTTTTGGTGTTGCTCTGATCAAGTACAAGTTTGGCCCTTGtaaaagtcactcaaatccctacacttgcatttttttgttatcCAATATAGCTATTACAGGGAAAAATGTTCAGGTTTTGTTGTAATAAGATATTGTAATTGTAGCTATTGTGACAAGGGTCAAATTTTGAGGTGATGGGTcaaagcaactccaaaactgcagctcttgtgcgATGTTCCCGGTCTGCAGTGGTAAAGACATACCAGACGTGGTCGAAGGAgggaaaaccagtgaactggtgacaaGGTCATGGGAGGACAAGGCTCATTGATGCAATGGGGAGCGAAGGATAGCCTGTGTAGTCCGATCTAGTAgatgagctactgtagctcatatTGTGGTAAAAGGTTATTGCCAGAGTTGGTTATGGATGGAACCCCTATTAAAGttgttaaaaagacaaaaattctGGGCGTCACCCTAGACAGCAAATTATCTCTTATTCCACACATTAAACTTCTTAAAAAGAAGTGTTTCAAAGTCATGAATATTCTCATGAAAATCCTGCCTCAATATTAGGCGTGTGGTcataatgctatggctgattgatgtatATACACCACCTTTTTGTTGTAGAACCTCCAAAAGGACTGGTTTGGACCCTCTTTTGCCTTCAGGGCTGTCTTAATTTATCTTAATTTATCAGGTGTAAACAATGGTTTTGGTCCATTTGGACATGATAGCATCATGTTGTTGCTGCAGATTTTTTGTTGTGTAGCCATGATGCTAAACTCCCTTTTCACCACATCTCAAATGCCATTTGACTACAGTGACCTCTTGTTACGTTCAAGAAACCGGTTGGGGaggattttagctttgtgacatggtatATTATCCTGCTGGTCATAAAAGGACGGAAATGGTCAGCAACAACAATCAGGTAGCCTAAGGCATTGAAATAATGCTCAATTGGTACTAGGAGCCCTCAATTGCAcccccaccatcatgaagtatTGATACCAGCCAGGATAGATGTTTACTCCAAATTCTGATCCTACTATCTGAATGCCAAAGCAAACTCATTAAATGaatcaacatttttccagtcacTTATTGCAAGTCCATGCAAATTGTcacctcagtttcctgttcctAGCTGACAGAAGTGGTACCCGGTGTGGTCTTCTACTGCTGCTGCCTCAATGTTTAACttgtgcattcagagatgctcttcatcATACACTGGTTGTAAGAAGATGttaattgagttactgttgaAAAAGGCACTTTTGTCCAGATAACTGCTGCTAACTggatattttatctttttcattttattctctGTAAACACTAAAGATTGTTTTGCAATCAGCATTTTATGAAGTTATGAAGCATTTTACTCAAACCCATTGTGGAACCCATGTTTACCAGCTTGTCTggcacttaaatcacctttcttcccaATTTTGATTAACCTTATGGCTGAATGCATTGTGTTGCAGCCATATGATCACATGGCcgattagatatttgcattaacaagcagttgaacaggtgtacctaatgaaaaatatgaaagaTCTGTTCTAACTGGTTAGAAGGTATTGATTCATTTTCCATAACATTATGGCTAAGACAGTAATTAACCTGCAAGGTTAACCGTAATTATCttgttttaatatgttatcATTTCTGTAATCAgtatcataatcataatcagtTTCTCACAAAGCAAGGTTTTCAGTGGGGAGGTGGGTTCTCATTGTGACTTTTGGCATGCCCAAGAATTACGaatgtcagtgctttgtaactgTTTATAGAAATACATGTCTATAATAACATAAATGCTATAAACTGTAAACATTAAAAGTAGgggtaattttaatttatagaaATAATTGGGAAATTGTGGTGATGGAGGAATAAAACCAGGTatacatgttttattctttgtgCATCACATGTGCGTTTTGTTGGCAGGTACATTCAGAGTCTCCAGGATATATTATCGTTCAAGGAGAAAAACGCAGACAATGGAAAAGTCAATTCTGAGTAGGTCTTTAAAAATATCCGTGAGTGTATGTTTTTTAACGGAACGCGTCTGAACATTTAATTATGCTTTTAGTTTTACAGATGCAGTGATTAAGATCCTGAATAGACATAATGATGTGGTTCCCACAATGGCACAGGGAGTGGTAGAGTACAAGGAGGCATATGGTACTGACCCTATTACCAGCCAGAACATGCAGTACTTCCTGGACCGCTTCTACATGAGCAGAATTTCCATCAGAATGCTCCTCAATCAGCACAGTAAGATCCTTCTCACAGCATTCTTGTGTGGGTTACTTAAGTTTTATTACACCTAAAGCAGGTCTGCTTTAATCTAATTCTTTTCTGGATGATTtgcttaattcttttttttctcttcgttTGTTTAATGCTGTTTATTGCAGGTCTACTGTTTGGACGGAAGGTACAGACGAACCCAGCTCATCCAAAACAAATAGGCAGTATCGATCCTAACTGCCATGTCAGTGATGTGATTAAAGGTAGGAGTCTCAGAGGATTTGACACTGTGACAATAGGTGAAGTCAGCCGCATTTGAGACTGACATCATCCCTGCCTTGTTTAGCTGCTCTAGTTTAAAAATGCCATCACagaactgcttttttttctgcagatgCATACGAAAATGCACGAAACTTATGTGATCGATACTACATGAACTCACCAGAACTAAAACTAGAAGAATTCAACGGTAAGGTAGAAATATATTTTGTCTGCTTTAAAACGAGAGAGCTTGACTTGTATAAAGTAAACttttaatttcaaaattttTTTGTGCAGGAAATGAACCCAACAAGCCCATAACTGTGGTTTATGTGCCGTCTCATTTATATCACATGGTGTTCGAATTATTTAAGGTACCGTGTGAAGTTACTGGCTCATTATGCAGCACTTAAAGACATTCATGTTGAACTTAATTGTAAGTCAAACAAAAGTAAGTACAGTACAGAGCAATAACTGAAATCTTGTGCTGTGTCTTAGAGGTCAGCCAATTAGTCAGCTGTGTCATTTAAAGGGTTCTGATCTAATAATATACCTTGTGACTCCTTTTAGAATGCCATGCGAGCCACCATGGAGCTGTATGGTGACGATGTGGAGTACCCTCCAGTTCATGTTAAGGTCGTCCTGGGTCATGAAGATCTCACTGTGAaggtacacactcacacatactcgcacagagtgaagtgtgtcacaaatctgtctcttttttagCTTTTGTTCATCTCTGTACTACAGTTTTATCAATCAGTGTAATTTAAATCTATTCACCCCTTTTTGTACTGTAACAATCTGGAACTGAACTGCACTTATGTGATGAGTCGACCATAAACGACTTGGGTAAGGAGAAtggaatttataaaatgtataaattccTTGCTCTCATAGGTCAGTGACCTTGGAGGTGGGGTACCACTCAGGAAGATTGACAGGTtgttcacatacacatattCCACTGCCCCACGTCCCCAAATGGACACATCCCGTGCTGCACCACTGGTGAGTTTAACCTGTTACTGTCCTGGTGACTGATTTGAAAGTGTGTTGTACCTCTTTCAATAAAGTGCAtgtaagtataataataaatcacaccAATCTGCCCCTAGGCTGGTTATGGCTATGGCCTGCCCATTTCCAGACTGTATGCCAGGTATTTCCAGGGGGAACTGCAGCTTTACTCAATGGAGGGCCATGGCACTGATGCAGTCATATATATCAGAGTAAGAGcataaatgtacataattaaTGTTACGTTACGTGGGAACATAGGACAAAACACCAGTAACGAATCTGCTGTGAATGTTTTGAAACAC
The DNA window shown above is from Clarias gariepinus isolate MV-2021 ecotype Netherlands chromosome 5, CGAR_prim_01v2, whole genome shotgun sequence and carries:
- the pdk1 gene encoding pyruvate dehydrogenase (acetyl-transferring) kinase isozyme 1, mitochondrial isoform X1, which encodes MRILRALMSNTSIGKLVDHYSRFSPSPLSMKQFIDFGSENACEKTSFKFLREELPVRLANIMKEINLLPDNLLRTPSVRLVQSWYIQSLQDILSFKEKNADNGKVNSDFTDAVIKILNRHNDVVPTMAQGVVEYKEAYGTDPITSQNMQYFLDRFYMSRISIRMLLNQHSLLFGRKVQTNPAHPKQIGSIDPNCHVSDVIKDAYENARNLCDRYYMNSPELKLEEFNGNEPNKPITVVYVPSHLYHMVFELFKNAMRATMELYGDDVEYPPVHVKVVLGHEDLTVKVSDLGGGVPLRKIDRLFTYTYSTAPRPQMDTSRAAPLAGYGYGLPISRLYARYFQGELQLYSMEGHGTDAVIYIRALSTESIERLPVYNKSAWKHYKTIHEADDWCVPSKEPKDMSTFRSM
- the pdk1 gene encoding pyruvate dehydrogenase (acetyl-transferring) kinase isozyme 1, mitochondrial isoform X2, with product MRILRALMSNTSIGKLVDHYSRFSPSPLSMKQFIDFGSENACEKTSFKFLREELPVRLANIMKEINLLPDNLLRTPSVRLVQSCFTDAVIKILNRHNDVVPTMAQGVVEYKEAYGTDPITSQNMQYFLDRFYMSRISIRMLLNQHSLLFGRKVQTNPAHPKQIGSIDPNCHVSDVIKDAYENARNLCDRYYMNSPELKLEEFNGNEPNKPITVVYVPSHLYHMVFELFKNAMRATMELYGDDVEYPPVHVKVVLGHEDLTVKVSDLGGGVPLRKIDRLFTYTYSTAPRPQMDTSRAAPLAGYGYGLPISRLYARYFQGELQLYSMEGHGTDAVIYIRALSTESIERLPVYNKSAWKHYKTIHEADDWCVPSKEPKDMSTFRSM